One segment of Lytechinus pictus isolate F3 Inbred chromosome 13, Lp3.0, whole genome shotgun sequence DNA contains the following:
- the LOC129274579 gene encoding uncharacterized protein LOC129274579, protein MSYPPGKVKKSCDILVIDENPSAHIIPIKARPGGVAFEVANKFDPITDMADVKVSRGGVAFEITTDESPVRSAESTEPSEMSLPSPPITTMSCTRHTKEGVAFEIDFGDDEKQKQQLRSLSKVTSRIAKEGWSERDVIKETDDVWVANKVLAMNDKAKRNEKRLASLKKAEEEFDLMTATMTERALDSFHYILVKETCTEHSLLRRAQFKAWQKKMMQ, encoded by the exons ATGTCATACCCACCAGGAAAAGTCAAGAAGAGCTGTGACATCCTCGTCATTG ATGAGAACCCTTCTGCTCACATTATTCCAATCAAGGCACGGCCTGGGGGTGTGGCTTTTGAGGTTGCAAATAAATTTGATCCAATCACAGATATGGCAGACGTCAAAGTCAGCCGAGGGGGCGTGGCTTTTGAGATCACAACGGATGAATCTCCGGTTCGGTCTGCAGAAAGTACCGAACCATCAGAGATGTCTCTGCCTAGCCCACCAATCACAACCATGAGCTGCACACGTCACACCAAGGAAGGTGTGGCTTTTGAGATCGACTTCGGCGATGACGAAAAGCAGAAGCAACAACTACGGTCTCTCAGCAAAGTGACATCACGAATTGCCAAGGAGGGATGGAGCGAgcgtgacgtcatcaaagaaACTGATGACGTTTGGGTGGCCAACAAAGTTCTTGCAATGAAC GACAAAGCAAAGAGGAACGAGAAACGGTTGGCTTCTCTGAAGAAGGCTGAGGAAGAGTTCGACCTGATGACAGCTACTATGACAGAGAGAGCCCTTGACAGCTTTCACTACATCCTGGTGAAAGAGACCTGCACAGAACACAGTCTTCTTAGGAGAGCTCAGTTCAAGGCCTGGCAGAAGAAGATGATGCAGTAG
- the LOC129274580 gene encoding uncharacterized protein LOC129274580, whose product MSTKALIVFAALLAVALAFDFDDAEDDLAADVEFMKRDPFTQDLLLAEKRGRNMKKYKACANAPGCWCTRRKNRVVFCAGAGDGGAI is encoded by the exons ATGTCTACCAAGGCACTTATCGTCTTTGCTGCATTGCTCGCCGTTGCCCTGGCTTTCGATTTCGACGATGCCGAGGACGATCTCGCCGCTGATGTCGAATTCATGAAGAGAGACCCATTCACACAGGACCTTCTGTTGGCGGAGAAAAGGGGGAGGAATATGAAGAAATACAAAG CCTGTGCCAATGCCCCTGGCTGCTGGTGTACACGGAGGAAAAACAGGGTCGTCTTTTGTGCCG GTGCTGGTGACGGAGGCGCCATCTAA